The proteins below come from a single Panulirus ornatus isolate Po-2019 chromosome 15, ASM3632096v1, whole genome shotgun sequence genomic window:
- the LOC139753657 gene encoding adenine phosphoribosyltransferase-like, with protein MSDQRVERIMEKIGTYPDFPKPGIIFKDIFSVLADPSVFRDLMTVCEERIRIMCPDVDIIMGLESRGFLLGTPLALALGVPFVPVRKKGKLPGELKQVSYSLEYGTDVFEAQANSITPGQKVVIVDDLLATGGTMKAACDLVKAMTGSVALCLVCIELEGLKGRNKLEDPCESVVRF; from the exons ATGTCAGACCAACGAGTGGAACGTATCATGGAGAAGATTGGTACATATCCTGACTTTCCCAAACCTGGGATTATATTTAA AGACATCTTTTCTGTTCTTGCTGACCCTTCTGTATTCAGGGATTTGATGACTGTTTGTGAAGAACGGATCAGGATTATGTGTCCTGATGTGGATATAATAATGGGACTAGAATCTAGAGGCTTTCTGCTTGGCACCCCCTTGGCCTTAGCTCTTGGTGTGCCCTTTGTACCTGTTCGAAAGAAGGGTAAATTACCGGGAGAGTTGAAGCAAGTGTCATACTCATTGGAATATGGAACA GATGTATTTGAAGCACAGGCAAACAGTATAACACCAGGCCAGAAGGTGGTCATTGTGGATGATCTATTGGCCACAGGAG GTACCATGAAGGCTGCCTGTGATTTGGTAAAAGCAATGACTGGGTCTGTCGCACTGTGTCTTGTCTGCATTGAACTTGAAGGCTTAAAAGGTAGAAATAAACTGGAAGACCCTTGTGAGTCTGTTGTCAGATTCTAA